GCCAGTTTTCTTTTTGCCTTTTTGATGTACACGAATTGATGATGTTTCCCCATTTATGAACTTTTATACGATAGTAAGATAAACGATAAAAGTGAAATACAAAACTTGATATAAATAAAAGATTTCTCCATATACACATGTTATAGTAAGGACAATGACGCAAAAGAAATAAAGGGGAGGCGTTATAATGAAATCTAATAAGCAAACTTTAAAACCAACGATTGGATTGTTTACAGCGGTCACAATTATTGTTGGTACCATCATAGGTTCTGGTGTATTCGTTAAACCGAGTTCTGTATTGGCCTATGCTGGGACGAGTAGTTTAGCACTTTGGGCTTGGCTGCTTGGTGGTGCACTTACATTAGCATCAGGTTTAACAATTGCTGAAGTTGGTGCACAAATTACACGTACAGGTGGTTTATATGCCTACATTAAAGATATTTATGGTTCATTTTGGGGGTTTTTAACAGGATATACATTAACTGTTTTATATGGACCAGCAATTATCGTGTCACTTATTCTTTTTTTAGGGATTTTAATTACAAAGTTCTTTGTAATCAGTAGTTTTTGGACGATACCTATTGGGGCAGGTATTTTCTTATTTTTACTTTTATTGAATATGGTAGGTACATATTATGCCAATATGATGCAAAATATTTCTACGATTGCAAAACTGATTCCAATTATTGCGATTGCAGTTTTCGGACTCATTTACGGTCAAGAAGGGGTATTTGGCAGTGACGTGACGCAATTGGTTATGAATCAGGATGGCACTGTTAACTTTGGCCGAGCAGTACTGGCTACACTTTTTGCTTATGATGGCTGGATCATGTTAACGACTATGGCGGGAGAAATGAAAAATCCACAGAAACATTTACCATTAGCAATGTTGATAGGGATTTTAATCGTGACATTTATCTATGCGTTGATTAATATTGCGATATTTAAGACACTTCCAGCTTCAGAAGTATATTTATATGGAAATAGTGTCAGTGTCGAAACGGCAATTCTCTTATTTGGTGATATCGGGGCGAAAATTGTAAATATCGGTTTAATTATCTCTATCATTGGTACATTGAATGGTAAGTTGATTACTTTTCCACGTATTCCATTTGCGATGGCACAAGATAATCTATTACCGTATTCAACAAAAGTTCAATATGTCAGCAAGCGTTTCGGCTCACCGATTGGGGCGCATATTGTGATGAGTGCACTGGCGATGTTGATCCTCATGCTAAGTGTTTGTTTCCCAACAATTTTTGATGCGGATTATTTATCAGAAATCACGATTTTTATTATTTACTTTTTCTATATGGCATCTTTTGTTGGTCTGTTTATTTTAAGACGTAGAAATAAAGGGCAAGCACGCGCGTTTTCGGTACCACTTTATCCATTTTTACCGCTTATTGCAATAGCGGGTGGTTTGTTTATTGTGATTAATACATTGATTTCAGATCCAATAGGGTCAGGCATTGCGATTGTAGGATTGCTCCTAGGCGTGCCACTGTATCTCTTTACAGTAAAGAGAACATAAAGATTTTGAAAAGAAGGTGCCAATGTTGATTCAATCAAGACCGTCGGATCAAGACGTGATGAATATTGTGATGCTTGCTGGCCGTATATTATTAGAATGCGGCGCAGAAGCAAACCGTGTGGAAGATACCATGCAGCGTATAGCCATCGCATATGGTTATGAAGAAACACAAGGTTATGCGTTGAATATTTTTATTAACTTTTCTTTATCACCGGATCATGACACACGTATGGTAAAAATTAAAAAAAATGATACTAACTTGCGCAAAGTATTTTTAGTGAATCACATTTCGCGACAAATTGCGCAACAGAAATTATCGTTTGATGAAGCTTATCAAACACTTAAACAACTTGATAAAACCTCTCATCGCTATAAGTTATGGCATAAAATGTTATTTGCAGGACTTATTTCTATGGGCTTTTTATACTTGCAAGGAGGCGGCTGGCAAGATTTATTACCTGCTGTACTTGCTGGTGCATTAGGTTATTTTGTAACAGAGTATATGAAAGGGAAACAGCTGACTCTTTTCATTCCGGACTTTTTAGGCGCGATTGTAATCGGTATGGTTGCTATTCCAATTAATCATTGGATTGGAAGCCCTAATCTTGCTGCCACCATCACTGCAGGTGTGATGCCTATCGTACCAGGGGTATTAATAACAACGGCAATCCAAGACCTGTTTGAACGACACATGCTCATGTTTACAGCAAAATTCTTAGAAGCAATCGTCACATCATTTGCGATTGGTGCAGGTATTACCACTGCATTTATTGTATTTTAGGAGGTGAAGCAATGTCGATTCCAATTATATTTTTATGTAGTTTCTTAACCGCATTTTGCTTTGCCTTTATCTATGATGCACCGCGTCGTTTATTTCTACCAGCAGGATTATGTGGTGGGTTTGGTTATTTAACGTTTCACCTCGTTCATATGACTTTCGGTATCGATAGTATTTATGCCAGCCTATGTGGTAGTTTTATTCTTGGTATTATGAGTCATGTTATGGCACGTCGCTATAAGTCGCCAGTTATTCTTTTTATGGTACCGGGGATTATCCCGCTAGTGCCAGGGAGTATTTTCTTTAAAGCAGCACAAAAATTATTGACGTTAGAATTCAATGAGGCGAATGACATCTTTATCCGAGCTACATTGATTGCAGGTGCCATTGCGGTCGGTCTACTTATGTCTGATCAATTTGCCAAGTCGTTTATTAGAAAGCCTATACAGATTATTCGACCAAAACGTCAACAAAAATAAAGATAAAATTATGAAATAGAAATCTTATTTTCTAACCTTATATGAGAGACTGATGTTATCCAGTGTTTTTACTGAATAGTCATCAGTCTTTTCTTGTTTGAAGATAGATTTTAAGAATAAAATATAACCATTTCCTTTTATTTAAAAAGTCAGAAATATGTGTAAAAAAGCGCTATCATATTACCACTTTATTGTGATATACTGTTTAAAAATGTGGTACATCATTGATGAGAGAAAAAGAGAAGCCAGCAAGGGGGAGCATTATGACAAATCCAAAAGAATCTCGTTTATTGACTTTTTTTACGGATAAGAAAAAGGAGCCATCATATACATTGTCACAACTTATTGGACTTGTGATGGGGCCATTAATGTTTGCGTTAATATTACTATTTGTACGTCCAGATGACCTTAGTTTTAAAGGGTTATATGTATTAGCCATTACTGTATGGATTGCACTTTGGTGGATTACAGAGGCGATACCTATTCCAGCAACAAGTTTATTGCCATTAGTTTTGATGCCATTAGGACATATCATGGACAGTGCAACTGTTTCTGCACAATATGGAAATGACATCATTTATTTATTCTTAGGTGGTTTTATTCTCGCAATCGCAATGGAACGTTGGGATTTACATACTCGTATTGCTTTAACAATTATTAATTCAATCGGAACAAGTACAGGGCGTATCTTACTTGGATTCATGGTTGCAACAAGTGGTTTATCTATGTTCGTTTCAAATACTGCTGCTGTAATGATTATGATTCCAATTGGATTGGCTATTATTAAAGAAGCACATGCTTTAAAAGAAAATCATGAAGATGACTCAAGCATTGCAAAGTTTGAACGTTCGCTTGTACTAGGTATTGGCTATGCCGGAACAATTGGTGGTTTAGGAACATTGATTGGGACACCACCACTTATTATCTTAAAAGGGCAATATGCGGCGAACTTTGGAGAAGAATTAAGCTTTGCGAAATGGATGATTATCGGTATACCAACTGTTATTATTTTGATTTTCTTAGCTTGGTTATACTTCCAATTTGTTGCTTTTAGACATGATATGAAAGAGTTGCCAGGTGGGCAAAAAGTAATTAAAGATAAGCTGGAAGGACTTGGTTCAATTAAATACGAAGAGAAAGTCGTATTTTGTGTCTTTATCTTAGCATCATTCTTATGGATTTCACGTGAATTCTTGTTATCAAACTGGCATTTTACAGATATGATTGCAGATGGTACGATTGCGATCTTCGTTTCAATTCTGTTGTTCTTGATTCCAGCCAAAGATAAACATAAACGTATCTTAGATTGGTCAGTCGCTAAAGAATTACCTTGGGGCGTTTTATTACTCTTCGGTGGAGGTCTCGCACTT
This region of Staphylococcus sp. IVB6240 genomic DNA includes:
- a CDS encoding threonine/serine exporter family protein, whose amino-acid sequence is MLIQSRPSDQDVMNIVMLAGRILLECGAEANRVEDTMQRIAIAYGYEETQGYALNIFINFSLSPDHDTRMVKIKKNDTNLRKVFLVNHISRQIAQQKLSFDEAYQTLKQLDKTSHRYKLWHKMLFAGLISMGFLYLQGGGWQDLLPAVLAGALGYFVTEYMKGKQLTLFIPDFLGAIVIGMVAIPINHWIGSPNLAATITAGVMPIVPGVLITTAIQDLFERHMLMFTAKFLEAIVTSFAIGAGITTAFIVF
- a CDS encoding SLC13 family permease; amino-acid sequence: MTNPKESRLLTFFTDKKKEPSYTLSQLIGLVMGPLMFALILLFVRPDDLSFKGLYVLAITVWIALWWITEAIPIPATSLLPLVLMPLGHIMDSATVSAQYGNDIIYLFLGGFILAIAMERWDLHTRIALTIINSIGTSTGRILLGFMVATSGLSMFVSNTAAVMIMIPIGLAIIKEAHALKENHEDDSSIAKFERSLVLGIGYAGTIGGLGTLIGTPPLIILKGQYAANFGEELSFAKWMIIGIPTVIILIFLAWLYFQFVAFRHDMKELPGGQKVIKDKLEGLGSIKYEEKVVFCVFILASFLWISREFLLSNWHFTDMIADGTIAIFVSILLFLIPAKDKHKRILDWSVAKELPWGVLLLFGGGLALAKGIQESGLATWLGLQMTSLKGVSPLLIVIVITVFILFLTEITSNTATATMILPILATLSVAINVHPLLLMAPAAMAANCAYMLPVGTPPNAIVFGTGKIAIKEMAIKGFIMNLISIVVIIIVVYFVLPPVLGIDVTQSIPLHKS
- a CDS encoding amino acid permease, with product MKSNKQTLKPTIGLFTAVTIIVGTIIGSGVFVKPSSVLAYAGTSSLALWAWLLGGALTLASGLTIAEVGAQITRTGGLYAYIKDIYGSFWGFLTGYTLTVLYGPAIIVSLILFLGILITKFFVISSFWTIPIGAGIFLFLLLLNMVGTYYANMMQNISTIAKLIPIIAIAVFGLIYGQEGVFGSDVTQLVMNQDGTVNFGRAVLATLFAYDGWIMLTTMAGEMKNPQKHLPLAMLIGILIVTFIYALINIAIFKTLPASEVYLYGNSVSVETAILLFGDIGAKIVNIGLIISIIGTLNGKLITFPRIPFAMAQDNLLPYSTKVQYVSKRFGSPIGAHIVMSALAMLILMLSVCFPTIFDADYLSEITIFIIYFFYMASFVGLFILRRRNKGQARAFSVPLYPFLPLIAIAGGLFIVINTLISDPIGSGIAIVGLLLGVPLYLFTVKRT
- a CDS encoding threonine/serine exporter family protein; protein product: MSIPIIFLCSFLTAFCFAFIYDAPRRLFLPAGLCGGFGYLTFHLVHMTFGIDSIYASLCGSFILGIMSHVMARRYKSPVILFMVPGIIPLVPGSIFFKAAQKLLTLEFNEANDIFIRATLIAGAIAVGLLMSDQFAKSFIRKPIQIIRPKRQQK